One Triticum dicoccoides isolate Atlit2015 ecotype Zavitan chromosome 3B, WEW_v2.0, whole genome shotgun sequence genomic window, tctttgtgttgtgtgcttgttttgatggctctatggttttctttgatgagttttttccatagaaaagttggaatacagtagatataatacaaaaacaaaataataattggtttgacacagcacttatagtagtggtttgttttcttttactaacggatctcccaagggttttgttgagttttgtgtgattgaagttttcaagttttgggttatcttacgatggatgaaagaaggatagaagagcctaagattggggatgccccggcatcccaagctactatcccaaaatgagcaaccaactaagcttggggatgcccccgagtggcatcccctctttcttctaacgaccatcagtattttactcgaggctatatttttattcgtcacatgatatgtgttttgtttggagagtcttgtatgatatgtgtatttgcttgttttattttgtgttttaagtcatcaatccttgctagacacctatttgagagagccaaaattatgtcatgagttgttagaattgctctatatgcttcacttaaatttttatgagcaatggacttgctctagtgcttcacttatatctttttgagcacggtgtgcttagtattttagaagaaatgctctcttgcttcacttagatttatttgagagttagtaaaattttgaagaaatattctcttgcttcacttaaattattttgagagaaagaaaatatgttatgctcatgatcttcacttatatttgtttgagcttatgaaaagcaacacatgaaaattagtcccaaagtgatagatatccaagaaggataaagaaagaaagaaaatatgttatgaagatcattggacaaaataaacttgattcttagtaatagttttgagatatgatgatgtgatatgtgagttttgttgatgagtaattgtgctctagtaagaatattgctgttaaggtttgtgattccctatgcatgcacgaaagtcaataatcatgcaatgaaaattatatcctacttgtggtgcattattcgctattaattatgcttaatgtttgcttatgagattatccgtttcttggttggtcgcttctcaacttTTTTGCtaaccttcattttgcaccaagtatgacctctacttgtgcatccaaaatcctttaaaccagttttgccacatgattccactatatctacctcttagcggtattcttttgctgttctaagcaaatttgcatgtgccatctctaattttcaaaataaacttctcatttgtgtgtttgtttcactcgcggaacggtaacgggtggctaatattttccatactggatgtgttattctcacgatgagtgtttattcgcttgtcattgcacgagagtaaggcaaagattttagggatgcccagtcccgaaatgcaaaaatgaatttactttatgttgtcaaataataaattcgttgaaaagtgttggtatggggggcaaccgtggatacggcttgccatggaaagtgaaagtatggtggaaaaggaataaactttattttttgtttgggaaccgcctatgatatatatagcatggaaagtgttgggaactatgagtcattttcgttggtggaatGGAtatacctcccaaaatgtttttatccctAATTTTTTGCTTTgagttctggcacctctacaaatccctacttccctttgcgaagggccttttTTTTACTTTattcaatttttatttttgaaattgagtctccatcctctcttataaaagcaccaactaggaggcaatatgaccgtacttaagtattgggtgtagctaatattcgagtgtgtttcatgaatggatcaatgtttgagcatgatgggctagggataacttgttttagcattgatattttgaaagacatggttcctTGTTGATatgttgagtatctaaattattatgtcaaaactagaatattgctttgaatcacataaaagtacaaatgtccatgctataaagaaaagaatatgatatgacatgataaacagcactccacatcaaaaattctatttttatcacttacctactcgaggacgagcaggagttaagcttggggatgctgatatatctccaacgtatctataattttttattattccatgttgttttattatcaatcttggatattttataatcattttatagtcattttatataattttttggtactaacctattgacatagtggcaagtgccagttgctgttttctgcatgttttttacatcacaggaaatcaatatcagacggactcCAAATGCCACGcagctttacgatgattttttataggccaaaaggaagaagttgggccctggttgcacctggggggagtcccaaggaggggacaacccaccagggcacgccaggaggcccaggcgcgccctggtgggttgttcccacctcgggtgccccccggactgcctctttgctctataaataccccaatattccagaaaccctaggggagtcgacgaaatattcatccagccgccgcagagtccagaaccaccagatccaatatagacaccatcacggaggggttcaccacttccattagtgcctctccgatgatgcgtgagtagttctttgtaggccttagggtccgtagttagtagctagatggctttctctctctcgctaaattgacaatacaatggtctcttggagatccatatgatgtaactctttttgcagtgtgtttgttgggatccgatgaacttcgggTTTATGATGAGTTAtacctttttatatccatgaaagttatttgagtttctttgatctcttatatgcatgatatcttatagactcgtatttcttctccgatacttGGGttctgtttggccaacttgatctatttatcttgcaatgggaagaggtgcctggtagtgggttcgatcttacggtgattgatcccagtgacagaaagggtaccaacacgtatgtatcgttcgtactaaggataaaaagatgggatctatatctacgcaatagataaacggatcttgtctacatcatgtcatcgttcttattgcattactctatttttcgatgaacttaatacactagatgcatgctggatagcggtcgatgtgtggagtaatagtagtagatgcaggcaggagtcagtctactaatcttggaagtgatgcctatgtaatgatcattgcatggatatggtcataattatttgaagttctatcaattgcccaataataatttgtttacccaccgtttgctatctttctcaagagaagccactagtgaaacctatgaccccgggtcttctttctcatatatttgccttgcgatctactttttccttgcgtttattttcagatctattataccaaaaatacaaaaatacctttctgcaatttattccTATTtagtttatttggcgttcgatctatcaatctactacaaatttacctcacgtcctttgcctatcttgaggcgccgtaccccgaaagggattgacaacccctttaacacgtcgggttgcgaggtattgttatttgtgtgcaggggttgtttatgttgtgttgcttggttctcccactggttcaataaccttggtttcatatctgagggaaatacctaccaccactgtgctgcatcatcccttcctctttggggaaatactgacgtagcttcaagagACATCAGTGGGGGGTTGTTGGAATATGAGGGTGGGCCTAGGGAGCATTTAACAATTTTAGAAAATCTACAAGGgctccatgtgggttatatggcaataGGAATGGTGGTAAGTTTGTTCCCACATTGCTAGTTGGAGAGGAGTTGGACCTCATTATAAGGGATTATCTTTCACATGTTATTGgagcttgagatgagaaatggttcCCGCGCTTCCCCTATGTTGCCCGCCTCACGTCGCCTCATCACAACGCGTTGCGGGTTACGGGAATGAGCCGAGtcgagctcacacctatgcgcttattttttTTGGTCATGAAAAGAGAGTCCCTAATAGAagagccacgatctgagacgtcataTCGTGGGTTTTTACCAACCTAGACATGGATCCAGCCCACGCCTCTCCATGCGGATGCGCCTATATATTGGAGGCGCTGGCCAACCCTAGCCACCATGAAAcagatctgtaagtgcatctagtgccacccctagtttcttttggagtattgatgacaaacttggttgaaggactaatgtgtttgtgagattcaTAGGAGAACACAGAACTccctattgattcggtttacccatcgaagatgacccctaaagatgtatgaagacattgaagacattgGTTGTTCGCGAAGACATTCGCGTCATAATGACATGTGAAGACATTTGTTCGAAGTCAGTGGAGTGCGAAGACATggtttctttcgtagtttcattttcttctttcttgagtcataggaaccaccgagcTGTTAAGGGTGGTCTTGGTGAACAAAGTCAGAAAACTGACATGatactcaactcaaatcctatctaTTCGAGCGAAGACAAATGAGAGAAACCTTATCCTAAGTTGGATAagttagctttacttgtagcccaagtcaagctgccgcgtgtgtttgaaatccgaccgttgaaACGTGTTAGTTACCCAATGACCAACGATAATTTCGGACAAAACATGTCGGGTtgcccctggctataaatagccaccccttcCACCATAAGTTGGTGGCTGCTCTGAGTTAAGAGTACGGCTTttcttgtttgagagcaacccacctctgaagcctttgagaagaatccttgcgaggacaatacccaaaacacccagagcccaaagagtgtttgcgtcactgaagtctttctgttccACGTGAaccaaagacttattacacttcaaGACTGTGATCTTCCAGTCGGTTAGGCATCACGTTTTGACCAactaagagtcattgtggatcaccgatgaatgaagtctgtgaaggtttggaagtctaccttgaagacttacctgagtgattgggcgaggactaagtgaccttaggtcaacgggaataaggtgaagacatggtcttctgagttcaatctcagcctctctAACCATACATATAGTTGTcatagcaactagaactggtctaccaaatccttgtattcatcgagcaactGGTTATATCACTTCACTCCTTTACTTACTATTTAGCTTCGTGAAGTCTTTGTTTGCCTATTCTGTTTGAAGTCACTGTGTGAAGACATTCCCTCTGATTGCATATTtgtcttcacactatcttccaaACATGATCTGTTCTATCTAGCTGCTACTAGCCTGTGTTCATTACTTGTATTCATGCATggctagtgtagtttatcttccactaTATTCTGTTTAATTTCATTTCTCTTGTTTGTCTTTGAATACACTGCCTGTTtcaaagactttcataaaaattgcctcgcCTCGCCTCATCACAACACGTCGCGGGTTGCAGGAATGAGCTGAGCGGAGCTTGCACCTATGCACTTATTTTTGTTGGTCAGGAATGGAGAGTCCCTAACAGAAGAGCCACGATATGAGACGTCGGATCATGGGCTATTACCGACCCGGACGTGGGTCCAGCCCATGCCTCTCCATGCGACCACGCCTATATATTGGAGGCGCGGCCAACCTAGCCGTCACGAAATAGATCGCACCGTCTGCCTCCACGCCCAATGTCATTCATTTGCTGCTGCTAACGCTGCTGATCTCATCCCTCCACTGCGTACATGGTTGATGAGAGAGCAAGCCTCTGAAACCTAGCCTCTCCGGATTCTGTATGGGAGAGGGGCaattaggtttttggggagcgtcttcTACACAACTGCTCGTCATTGAACGTCCGCTGCATCTTCTACGTCCGCGTCGTCTTCATCGTCACCATGTCCATCGCCAACGAAGCTGACTCTGGTGCTGCTGAGAAGctcgaagccgagaagaaggccatCGAGGACGCCACCGCCGTGGCCTCTGCTTGGCCAATTGGAGGGTATAACTCGCTTATCCCACTCATGTTTATTACTGCTTTATCCGTACTATTGATTTGTGTAGATGTTTCAATATCTGTCTATTACTGTTTAATCCCGTATGTGCTTGGTGTTGTTTAcgtcatgctcatgatttattcttGGATTAATAATctaaaaattgcctatttactcagcaGCTAGTCCCTAGTTCATTTTGGGCCATTGTAGCGGCATGGCTTCAATTTCCTCCGGTGCACTACGGGATTGGGGGCGATCTATCCGGACCTCGGTGTGTTGTGCACCAATAGATTATTGCCATACATCATATGATGTGTGTTAGGATCATTTCTTCGAGATTATGCCATCTCTAGCCAACGCTGCTTCGGGCCAACTTTGGTTGTTGGATCTGTTCCAATTATGTTTCAGGTTGGCTAAAGGAAAAATATAATGACCCATGCTTAGtgtacatgcagaaaacaacataaCGGTTCTCAGCTCCAACAAAAAATCAATAGTACTTCCGGATCTAGGGAAACATCAGAAAATACGCggctaaaattcaaatatgaaacacGTATGGACTTAACCTTTTTTTAGGGGTCCGTATGGGCTTAACCTGGACCACTTTAACCGTTTAAGTCCAGAGTAGTATATACTAGAAGTTATCGCGCACTTTGCCGCGCCGTTCCTCCCTTGTTGGGTCTAATTATCCGTGGATGTAAAACTGGTCGCTGGGTTGCGGGCATTAGTTATGCTAGACTTGGTGTTTCTTCTTGCAATAGTTTTTGTTCGAGTTACAGTTTGGACGCGAGAACAAACACAATGTTAGTTACATACGACATGTAATTTCAATGAAATTCACACAAACATCGACCACGAGGATAATTGACCATGCCATCCCACCCACCCCCTCCGTTCCCCACCTTGGCGGCGCATAGTGTACCAACACCGGTTGCTTTTGGATTCTTATAGAGTCCAATAGCGCTTCCCCGTCTGCTAATTTATATATTGGGCTGACCCATTAATATAGATTGACCAGCTTTGGTTTCNNNNNNNNNNNNNNNNNNNNNNNNNNNNNNNNNNNNNNNNNNNNNNNNNNNNNNNNNNNNNNNNNNNNNNNNNNNNNNNNNNNNNNNNNNNNNNNNNNNNNNNNNNNNNNNNNNNNNNNNNNNNNNNNNNNNNNNNNNNNNNNNNNNNNNNNNNNNNNNNNNNNNNNNNNNNNNNNNNNNNNNNNNNNNNNNNNNNNNNNNNNNNNNNNNNNNNNNNNNNNNNNNNNNNNNNNNNNNNNNNNNNNNNNNNNNNNNNNNNNNNNNNNNNNNNNNNNNNNNNNNNNNNNNNNNNNNNNNNNNNNNNNNNNNNNNNAGATATGGATACTCTGCCACAAGTaatttggaaaggagggagtatttgtGTTGCTTTTTTTTGCTTACGTTCTAAAAACAACTAAACGTGCAAGTAATTCAAGAAGgtattttagaaaatgtttataTATTTTTCAAATGTGTTCGTACATTTTAAAATATATTCTTGTTTCATAAAGTACTCACATGATATGTTCACATGTTTTAAAAGAAGATCATAAATTTAAGAGGGTCTCCATGCTTTAAAAATGTCTGCACATTTGAAAATTGTTCATATAGCCACAAACCATGTCCATGCATTGCTTCAAACGTGTTCAAACATTTAATAAATGCATAAAGTTTTAAAAGTATTCATGTATCtactaaaaaatgttcacatttcagGAAAAAAGATTCATGAAATGTTAGAatggttagggcatctccaacggtgaCCCACAAATTTCTTCCCGCATCCGTCATCGGACAAGGATGTAGGAGGCAGTCATCCAAACGTAGCCGCATACATTTCACAACAACTCGAATCAGTCGGTCGAAATTTGTTCAAACAAGTCCATAATTCATATAAACACGAccggatttcatataagcatgccgGAATTCATATAAACATAACGGATTTTATATAAACATGACAGATTTCGTTACAATTACATCAAAGTGGTTCTAGTGAGGCTCTAATCTAAACGATTGTGCGCGTCCAGTCCTCGTGTCCAGCCATCATCCCCGAGAACTAAAGCTTCACGGTCTCCAGTTCCGCCTCATCGCTCTCCAGCTCCGCCTCCGTAACCTCTGCCTTCGGAGCCCCGGGAACTGAAGTTGTCTGGCTCAATGTCACCGTGAAGCGAATAATCGGCCGCCAATGTTGATCCCACCAAGCTTGGTGTCGATGGgaggggaggagcggtggccttcctgggaccagagcggcggtgacctactgTGCACTACTTTCCTCGCTACCAGCGGCGCCCACGGGCGTGCCGACTTcttcgtggtcgtggtggcggGGCACGGCCTCGGCGTTGTCCTCCTCCTCTTTGTCGGTCTCGCCGAACAGAGCCTCGCCTACCTCCTCGTCGCACTCCTTGCCGATGGCCGCCACCTCCGCACCCGTTGGCGGTACCGCCAGTGGTCGAGGTGGatctcgcgggcggagcggtaggaCTTGAGAAGCGCTTCCGGCTCTATGATGTTCGCGTCTGGCGCGACACCCTACCGGTGGCGAGCTGCTCCTCTGCCTACAGATGCTCCTGCGGGAGGTGGTGGTTGTAGGTGGCGTTGGCATGCGCCTCTCGGAACTGCTCCTCCCGCACCATGTCCATGTAATGGGCACGAGtcttgccgatggtcatggtgtAATGCACCCGCGAGGGTGGCGCGGAGGAGGagattgttgttggaaatatgccctagaggcaataataaaatggttattattatatttctttgttcatggaatagtctattattcatgctataattgtgttatccggaaatcgtaatacacgtgtgaatacatagaccacaatgtgtccctagtaagcctctagttgactagctcgttgatcaacagatagtcatggtttcctgattatgggcattggatgtcattgataacgggatcacatcattaggagaatgatgtgatggacaagacccaatcctaagtatagctcaaagatcgtgtagttcgtttagctagagcttttccaaatgtcaagtatcatttccttagaccatgagattgtgcaactcccggataccgtaggagtgctttgggtgtgccaaacgtcagaacgtaactgggtgactataaaggtgcactacgggtatctccgaaagtgtctgttgggttggcacgaatcgagactgggatttgtcactccgtatgacggagaggtatctctgagcccactcggtaatgcatcatcataatgagctcaatgtgaccaagtgtctggtcacgggatcatgcattacggtatgagtaaagtgacttgccggtaacgagattaaacgaggtattgggataccgacgatcgaatctcaggcatgtaacgtaccgattgactaagggaattgtatacgggattccttaaggttcggtgacgctagggttgtagagatatgagtatgcagtaaactgaaagttgttcggagtcccggatgagatcccggacatcacgacgagttccggaatggtccggaggtaaagaattatatataggaagtggagtttcggccatcgggaaagtttcgggggttaccggtattgtaccgggaccatcgaaagggtcccgggggtccaccgggtggggccacctatcccggaggaccccatgggctgaagtgggaggggaaccagcccctggtgggctggtgcgccccgctTGCcccccccctgcacctagggttggaaaaccctaggggtgggggcgcctccacttgccttggggggcaagccacccccctggccgccgtccccccttggagatcccatctcctagggccggcgcccccctagggggcctatataaaggggggcagggagggcagccgcacccatgctcttggtgcctccctctccctctgctacacctctccctctcatagacgcttggcgaagccctgctgagatcgctgctgcatccaccaccacaccgtcgtgctgctggatcttcatcaacctctccttcccccttgctggatcaagaaggaggagacgtctccctgaccgtacgtgtgttgaacgcggaggtgccgtccgttcggtgctaggatctccggtgacttggatcacgacgagtacgactccctcaaccccgttctcttgaacgcttccgctcgcgatctacaagggtatgtagatgcactcctctctctcgttgctagatgatctcatagattgatcttggtgaaagcgtagaaattttttattttctgcaacgttccccaacaattgtcGCCTGCTCGTTGTCGGCAGCGTCCTCCACACGGACGATGTCATCCTCCGGATGCCTATCGGCTAGCCAGCCGGCAGCAATGGCGGCCATTTCCTTCTTCGGGTCCGGCGTTAGCCCGTCCAAGAGAGTTTTGGCCGCGGAGAAATCCATGGCGGGAGTGGTGCACAGAGGGATCGGAGGCGGGATGACTACGGGTATGCCTGGGGCAGCGATTAATATAGCAATGGCGGGCGGCAGAGGAATGGACGGGTGGCGCCAGAGGAGACGCTTCAGTAACCGTGTGCCATCAATTTGGGTGGCAGACGGACAGATGGACGGCAGTCGTGTTGTATGAACGCGCCGCAATCATTTGCACCGAGAAGCAGCGGAGATGGTGTTCTCTCGGCCGGCGCGTCGCTTCAATGCTAGCGCCAGTGAGCGGTCATGTCTGctttggccgggcatgaatgcgtccAGTCACGCTCAGGAGGGGTGctaaccgtttcgggcgggaagcgcgtgcgGAAGGGAGGATGGGTTTTTGGTGGGCCGAGCGGTTAGAAGTGGGCTTAGGAGCGGTCCGGACTCCCACAAATCCACCTATGTTTGTCTCCAATTTGTGGTAGAAATCGCATCCGGACCGCCCTACGGACCGATACGTTGGATGACTTCTGCGGTCCGGACAGCGCAGTCCAAAGGCATGCGAGAGGTTTGCGGGTCGATGCCCATAGTGAGTCTTTAATTGGTCGGATGTGATAATAGACTTTTTTCCGTGACTGGACAAATAAAGAAACATGGTAACTAAACCCGAGCAAacgccgggccgggccgggtttcgggctgggcttgtaaaagcccgaccttcatttctcaagcccgagcccggcccgaagcccgaaatactccatgttttcaagcccgagcccggcccgaaatgaAGCCCGAAGTCTGAAAGCCCGGTCCGAACGCTATTTTTCAGTGTAcgcacgtgcaagcccggcccAAAGCCCGAAAGCCTGGCCCGAAATACATGAAAAGTGAAGCCTgagcccggcccgaactatctttcgggctgcaaaacaaggcccgagcccggcccgaatgtcaagcccggcccggcccggcccgggtttttcgggccgggctgTCCATGACCGGGTTTAATGGTAACCCACCACGTATACAAGAAAAATAGGCACGCACAGGATCAAACTGCCAACACAACACCTCCTGCGTATCACCTCGTACCCATGCACCGTCCGCACACCTCGATTCACCACAGGAGCTTATTTTTAGGGAGCTTAGGACCTGTTCGGATCCCCTCCACTTCACAACTgcagcttccggagcggaggaagcGGTAGCACAATTCGACGAAATGGCTTAAACCGAGCTCCACTTTTTCTCGGAGCGCGGAGACCGGAGAGATTCCAAACAGGCCCTTAGTAACTCTATAGATATGTTGTCCATCTCAACGAGATGGGCTAAGCGCACTCCAAACCTCCAAATGCATTTCTGTtgtttctccacgagagagggaggaaggtcttcctcttcctctctccgccGCCGTCACCCACCCCACTGCTCCGGCGAGGAATCGCTCGCCCAGCCGGCGACCATGGCGGAGGCCGCAAGCGCAGAAAGAGCTGCGCTTCTCCTACCAGGCCTCCCGGATGAAATTTCCATCTGGGAGATCCTCGTTGGcctgccccccaaagccctcctccGTTGCCGCGCCGTCTGCCGCGCCTGGCGCCGAGCCACCTCCACCCGAGACTTCCTCCTCGCCCACCACGCCCGCCAGCCCGCCCTCCCACTCCTCTACATCTACAACTGCGTCGGCAACAACATCCGATCCCTAGACATCATCCCCTTCGACCGCCGGGCAAGGGTCGCGGCCGACGACCAGCTCCGGCCAGTCGCGCGACTTTGTCAGGCCCCCTTCTGTGCGATGGCCTCCTGCGACGGTCTCGTCCTCTGCTTCACGAACGACTGCTGCTACGCCCTCTGCAACCCGGCGACTCGTCAGTATGCTCGCCTCCGGTTTCTTCCTGGCTCCGTGCCCCTGGGGGTGTACTCGCACAGCCCAACCGGCAAGTACCGGCTATTGCTGTACAGGTTCGCCACTGGACCGGGGCCTGACGCTCAAGGTGGCACCTTCGTGTTGGTATTAGGCTCCGGCCAACCGCCACGGTCCATAGGGTGCCCTGATGCTAGGGAACTGCTGTCCATCCCGTCCGTCCTGTTCCGCGGTGGCCTGCATTGGCACAAAGAGCAGAATGAGAGGATAGTGGTATTCGACACCACCACTGAGTTGTTCCGGCACATGCGCGTTCCGGTTGTTTTTTTTTCTCGCTGCACTAACCTGTTTGAGATGGATGGAATGCTCGGCGTGTCCAGCTTTAATTATGCAGCGGCAACCATCGATATCTGGATGGCGCAGGACTACAAGAGTGAGGTCTGGTCCAACAAGTACCACGTTGAGTTGCCGGTTGCAGAGCTCACCGCGCGCTTTGGAAGGTTCAACACACGTGGGTTTGGGGTAGTCGCTTCTTCGGATGGTCATTTGCTCATGCTGCTCAAATTTAGCGACTGGCTACTTCAGGTTGATATGGATGGCAAGTTGGTCGCTAGTTTCCATTGCAAAGGCCTTGCTTATACTAGATTTTGTCTCAAACAAACTTTAGTTTCGCATACCTTCTTTCTGGCACTACAGCGTTATGTTGTGAACGCTAAGCCTTTCATCTGATCTAATAGCTTTGAGTGATGTGGTGCTTC contains:
- the LOC119281911 gene encoding F-box/LRR-repeat protein At2g43260-like — protein: MAEAASAERAALLLPGLPDEISIWEILVGLPPKALLRCRAVCRAWRRATSTRDFLLAHHARQPALPLLYIYNCVGNNIRSLDIIPFDRRARVAADDQLRPVARLCQAPFCAMASCDGLVLCFTNDCCYALCNPATRQYARLRFLPGSVPLGVYSHSPTGKYRLLLYRFATGPGPDAQGGTFVLVLGSGQPPRSIGCPDARELLSIPSVLFRGGLHWHKEQNERIVVFDTTTELFRHMRVPVVFFSRCTNLFEMDGMLGVSSFNYAAATIDIWMAQDYKSEVWSNKYHVELPVAELTARFGRFNTRGFGVVASSDGHLLMLLKFSDWLLQVDMDGKLVASFHCKGLAYTRFCLKQTLVSHTFFLALQRYVVNAKPFI